AATTTGATTTGATGATCGATTTGAAAATcacatttcatttgatttgaacaCATTTGCTACAAACATATCATATATTTTATCTTTTGAGTGCATCATATATCCCACTATCTACGGTTAGGATCCCATAATGGGGGCTTTAGATCCATTTTTAAGGAGCAGGTGGTcccatgaagtaatttttttttgctttaagATTAATTGAAATCTTTTCCTAAAGCAACCCCTATTTTTTAGCAAATTTAAACAGGTGGAAGGGTGGGGGTTAGAAATTGCCCCACAAGCTTAGGCATTTTTTTGGCACTTgttaatcaaattttttttttcaaattttcaaatatttatttaCTCACATCAATTGAATATGCTAAATAACAAAATTCATGAGACCACTAGCTTTcataaattttgaagttttgaaactTAAAACTTTAAGCCTAAACTCACTGCAAAATTCAAGAAACTATTGCTTTAAAACAATCCTAAAAAATTCTCAACAACAATCATtaaaatttctaaattttttaggAAGTCCCCCTCCATTATTTCCTCTGAAAATCAAACACTATATATACTTTaatgttaaaaataataataataaatacatatAGAAAAATAAAGATATCAATTATCAATATCATAACTAAATGAGAACTGGCTGTGTGCGCAAATTTTaccatgacaattttttttttccaacgACACTTATTTGCTAAATCTTAAAAGAATTCCCAGTTATTTTACTCGTTCGGTCAGAAAACGCGTATGTCTCCCTAGGGTTTGTAAAAAGATAAATAGACTACTTGTATTTTTGTTTAGGGTTAGGGCTCCATTATACGCCTTTCTTTGACGAGGACATTTTTCCCTGATATTTTCAGCCCAGCCTCAGATGATGAAATTCTCAGGTAACAGCGTAAATAGCATTATGTGATCGATTGTTTTTCTTTGTTGTTACAGTGTTGAGGTTTATGGCGGGTGGTGTGATTGAGTTTGTAGGTGACGCAACTGTGTATCACAAAGTACGATGGAAACTTGTTGACGAATTTTTTGTCAAGAATGGACGGAATTGGAAAGATCGGTAAGAAAAATTGTATAAGAATTGCTTAAATTTGAAACTGCAGTGTGAAATTTTCTAAAATTAAAATACAGCCACTAGTTTAAAAAGGGCCGGAGGAAGGGCATCACAAATGTCATTCCACCTTTAGAATTGGTAAAATAGAATGTGGGTTTTTTTGTCCTCTCACAATTTCGATAAATTCCATATCTTACTCAAGCACAGCGAGAACATTTTCTagtttaatttttataattttagaGCCAGGAACTTTTTCACCctgttttaaatatatatttagtaTTTTTCTTCACTTGCAATTTAACCGGACATTGAATGTTGGTAAATACTGTTTGTAGATATTTGGGATAGATCTGTCATTTGGGCAAATTTTGGCAACCTGAATTTGACTTTTCTCGTTCTGTTTTGTATTTTGTCCAATTTCAACGTGTTTTTCTAATTTGGGAACTCAGGGTTTTTATCTACATGCTTATACTATTCCACAACTGTAGACGACTTTTTTTTGCTTATAATCATTGGTCAACAATCTGTCTTCAAATTTTTATTGGACGTATTTTTGAAATGTGAAAACACGTAAATAATACTCGTTTCTTGTATTGCAGTGATAATTCTTTAGCTGCACTGAAAATTCTAAACCATTGGGTTGTTGCTGTATATATTTTTACCACAAAGTCTACACTATCAAGGTCTTATTGCTCATTGTACTAGATACGAGACTCTAAACTTCAAGATCTTGTTCATAATACTAGATAAGGCCCTTATTTTATATTGGAAATTTGTCTACACGTGCCAAAAACCTCTATGATAATCGGAACGAAACTCTTGTTCATTATATTAGATAATACCCAGATAAGACCCTTGTTTATTGTTCTACATGTCCCAAAGATCTTTAGGATCAACGGAATGAAAAACAAAGTAATGTGAAGCAAAAGATTGCAGCGATTGGTTGCCATCTATGCAAGCATATGTCTAATTGCTACTTTGTGCATATATGAAACTCAAACTAGTTATTTAGATAACTAGTATTCCCATttcattcttttttttatttttttatttaaattggtAAGTTTGGTTCTCTTTTTTGATGTTACATTTTGTTAAATTGTCACTTAGTTATCTTTTTTTGTGTAACTTTTTGTTTAGTTGCCAGTATTAAGGTCATTTGAGGTTATCTACCTAGCTCTTGCACTTTCTTTGAGTAACCAGGTTTTCAAAACTAATTCTCTCAAAATGCTTTGCTTTACTTTTGGAATTCtgtaatttgtttttattttagaaattTTTACTTCTGTTGATATAAATTGTTGAATTTACTCAAGGAGTCATATTGTAGTAAAAGATTTAAGGTGGAATCTAATTCAAGGACCTGCTTTGGTAAAAATTGAATCCTTTGTGTTTTTTATTTGATATGGTAATTGAGGGTTCGATGGGGCCTCACCCAAAGAAGAGCAAAAAAGATATGAATCACACATAAGATCCATGTAATAACCCTTAACGGAAAATTATGATAACACCAATCGATCAAAACTTTACTACAATCATATCTACAACTTCCCAGTAGATAAGCAGCAGAAAACAACCCAGATCTGATATATTAATTCAGGAGAAAACTGGTGCTATAATTAAACTTTAATCACTTTTATTATTCAGTAAATTAAAGAGTACATATGATACCCGATTTGCAGAGTATACTAAAGGCCTTATCTAGCTGGCCTGGTACTGATTCTGAAAAACACAACTTACAGCAGGGAGAAGAATTCTGTTTCCACGCAATTTGTACAGTTCTAACATCCTCTGGATGATGACTTTCCTCTTATCTTACGCAGTTACTCAGATGGATATGAATTATGGTGAGCCATAGGTAATCGCTGATTCCCCCAATGTCTGATTCATCTGAGGGTAATTGTGGGTTTCTTCAATGTTGGATCCTCTATTTGGCACTATGGGAAAACTCCCTACTCTGATCTGGACATTGCTTTGCTAGTGTTAATACAGCAAAATAATGGATTGCAACTGCCACGCCTGACAGCAGGAGGCTTAAATACTTTTGTTGGATGCTGGAATTGTCTCTTCCCCTGATTCTCGACTCTTATTTCTGGGATTGCTTTTGATTTCGTTTGATTTCGTTAACTTCGTTAATTCTGTAATTGCAGCCTCAAAATTTTAGGTGAAGGGATATTGGACTTCATTTAACTTTTTTTAAGTTCTTGTTTATGATTTATATAGTTCACAAGCCATGTATTTTAATTGGCAACTACAGTAGGTAAGGTCTCCTGTTGTTCCATGATTATGCTCATGTCTGAGTTCTATATAATCCATGAATAAACAAATTCTTTTGACAACAACCAAATACAATTAAACATTGTTCTCGGCATTGGTATTAGTGTACAAACGTAATTGACATCTCAATTTTATAATATGATTTCAACATCATGATATGGATTTTTGTTTGTTAACAGTTAGAGTGAAGAAGCAACAGAACAAAGGAATGGAGTTGCTCAAGATGACAACAACATCGAACATCATGGTGGTTTGCTTTTTCAATGGCTTTGGCAAAACAACACTGGCCATTGTTGGTATTTCCAGAGGCTTTGGGAAGACAACTCTAGCAATTGCTGTTGTTTTTGAAAGCTTTGGCAAGACGACAATAGCGATTGTTATTGTATTTGTAAGTTTCGGAAAAACAACTCTAGCAATTGTCAATGTACCCAAAAGAATTGGAAAGACCACGCTAGCCATTGTTGGCATATTTAAAAGCTTCGGAAAAACAACTCTAGCGATTGTTGGTGTTTCTAGAGGCTTGGGGAAGACAACACTAGCCACTGTTGGCATAATTAAAAGTTTTGGGAAAACAACACTAGCAATTGATCTTGTTTTTGGAGGCTGTGGTAAGACAACACTAGCCATTTTTGGTGTTTTCAGAAGCTTTGGAAAAACAGCACTAGCAACAGATGATGTTTTTATGGGTTTTCTTTGTGATTTTCCAAGAGGCTTCGGCAAAACAACACTAGCTATTATTGACGTTTTTAGAAGCTTTGACAAAAGAGCATTGTTTTTTTGGTTGAGGTTTGTATAAACTTGGGTAAAATCCCTGATTAACACTAGATTGCCAAGTTAgatctcaaggaatacaatttttgTCAACTGTTGGTGCATTTATAAGACAGTTATTTTTTACCTAAATAATTAtgtaatttatcatatttatcggGAAACATGTAAGACATTAAGTAATTGAATATTGAGAGGCAATCAAGAGCATTGTTTTACCGATGGAAGGTTGCATGCATACTTAAAGCGTGGTTGGTCACATGAACCAACACTAACCATTTActaaacaaatttgaaaattatactcataataaataaaaataatattactttattattatttatttacaaaGGTGTGTATCTATTATAATGCaatagtttattattattattattatattgtttCAACATTGAGTTGGATGAAGTTCTTTTGTATTTTCTCACCTTATTTATGTAAAATGGATAGATGGGATATAGGTTAAAGTTTTAAGGGAAGCAAAATATACTACATGAAAACCCTGATTTGGTGGCTTGTGTAGATATATAACAATCCACGCGGCCACACCATCACACATCCATTCATAGGGCCAGGAAACTAGGAATAGACTTGAGAATTTAAACGAAAGAAGAAAAAGTATCGAATACTTTTTTCTACATTTTATAAACTAATGTAATATATCTATTGATCCAGTTGTCCACACCACGGTACATAGGCTCTGGAAGCTAGGATGATATTAAACTTCAAAAGCAAATGACACAAGAACAATTTATTTGAAGCTTCATATGCtgctttatgatttttttattgacGTATATTAAAATAGTGCTTCATGTATTTGAGCAGACTCTATAGAGAATTTTTGAGGTAATCTTTTATTTTGACAAAGAAAACTTCATGTAATGAGTTGGTGAATgagtttttcaatttatttaaaaataggagTGTCCTGACAATGACATACAAATTGTAACTGTTGTTCTGTgtttgactttacatccatttaaCAAATAAATTAAAGCAATCACTTGGAATGTGCTTTTGGCATGGAGAGTTATCTCTTGATTTATATTTATCTGAAAAGCTAGTAAACACGTTTCTGTGAAAAGCAAAACTGTGTGATTGAAATGAAACGACTGATCTTTGAGTTCTTAGGAGTGTGTATTTTTCTATTAAAGACACTAATGATTCTGTGTGAATCTTTCGGATTTGATAATGGATGCACAAGTGTAGTGCCAAATAACTACATTGATCAGATAAAAAAATTGTGTTACTCTTTTGAGAGGTCTTTGAAACAATTTCTTCTGTTAGAACTTGTCCTTTTGTATGAGATCTCAGAAGTTGAGACCGGATGCATGTTAATATAACCTGCCTTTTTAGTTGTATTTAGTGTGGTACAATAGGTATAGTCTCTTTTCACTTGTGTGGTAATTACAAGACCTGTTGTCCATTTCAAATTGGGATATTGAACTAGAGAATACAAAGCTTTCTGGCACCTCCACAAACAAACTTTACGCGTGTAACAAATTAAAGCTTTTCTTGAAGCACTGTCAATTTTTTTAAGATTGGATGCATGTTAATGGGGATAGAAACTCTCTCCGATAGATAAAATCTCTTATTGCAGGCAAGGCAAATTGTGTTCTAACATAAAGTTCTTAGATGTGG
This genomic stretch from Cryptomeria japonica chromosome 8, Sugi_1.0, whole genome shotgun sequence harbors:
- the LOC131049311 gene encoding uncharacterized protein LOC131049311; the encoded protein is MDGIGKIVRVKKQQNKGMELLKMTTTSNIMVVCFFNGFGKTTLAIVGISRGFGKTTLAIAVVFESFGKTTIAIVIVFVSFGKTTLAIVNVPKRIGKTTLAIVGIFKSFGKTTLAIVGVSRGLGKTTLATVGIIKSFGKTTLAIDLVFGGCGKTTLAIFGVFRSFGKTALATDDVFMGFLCDFPRGFGKTTLAIIDVFRSFDKRALFFWLRFV